From the Actinomycetota bacterium genome, the window GCGCGACGTGCGGCGGAGGCGGCGAGGGCGGGCCCGGCTACAAGGACCACGTCGACGGCCGTTGGGTCGCTCCCCCCGCGTGTCGCGACTGCGGCGGCTCGGGCGTCGTGCCGAGTGCCGAGGGCGCCGTGTTGCTCGCGTTTCTCGCCGAACACCCGCGAGAGATGGGGCTGCCGTGAGCGTCGAGCCGATGCCCGTGCCGGGATCCCACCGCGCAGAGCCCGAGCTCCCCGAGCCCGAGCGCCGGCCGCTGAGCTGGACACAGATCAGCCAGTACGCCGACTGCGGCCGGGCATACGAGCTCAAGTACCGGGATGCCGTCCCGCAGATGCCGAAGGGCGCGCTGATCGGCGGCGGCGCGATCCACACGGCAATCGAGGCCGCGTATCGCGAGGGCTGGTGGCACGAGGAGATCACCCCTGCCTCCAACCTCTGGATCTTCTACCTCGAGGAGTTCACGCGGCGCTGCGAGGACGCTGAGGGTGGCCCCGAAGCGATCGTGTGGGGCGGGCGCAAGGACGCCGCTGGCGTACCGGGCGAGGGCTTCGAGTGGTGGACGGGCCACCCGCCGCCTCGATGTTGATCCGTGCCCAGGAGGTCGTGCACGCCGACGAGATCGCGGGCGTGCAGCAGTACCGCGACGACGGCATCGAGGTGAACGTCCGCGCCGTCACCGAGGCGGGCGAGGCGACGAACGCCTACCTGGATCGCCTGCTCATCAGCGGTGACGGCGAGCTGATCGTCGACGACTGGAAGACGGGCAAGGTCAACGGCGCGAAGGAGCTCCAGCTCGCGCTCTACGCCTGGTCGGTCGAGCAGACCACCGGGATCGCGGTCGGGCAGGCGCGCTTCATCTATCTGCGCGCCGCCAAGCTCGAAGCCCGCATCGTGCCGATCGACCTTCCGCGTTTCCTCCCCCTCGTCGAGCCCTTCGCGGCTCAGACAACCGCCGGGATCGAGGCCGGGGCGAGGCATCCGTGGAGGATGCCGACGAGTCGGTTGGCCACGACACGTAGCGCCTGGTGATGGGTCTTGCCCTTCCCACGTTGGGCGTCGTAGCAGCGACGTGCGCCTTCGGACTTCGTGAGGGCGGTGAAGGCCCACATGTGGCAGGCATCGAACAGCCGGGTGTTGCGAGCGAAGCGGGCAAGCACGACGCGGCGAGAGCCGGATGCCCTCGTGATGGGTGAGGTCCCCGCGTAGTTCCGCCGTGCCCTAGCATCGCCGTAGCGGGTCGGATCATCTCCGAACTCGCCCAGCACCCGGGCGCCGAGCACGATGCCGAGTCCGGGAAGACTGCGCAGAACCTCGGCGTCCGGGTGCATCTCAAAAGACCGTTCCAGCTCGCTACCCAGATCATCGATCTGGGTGTTGAGTCCTTCGATGAGACCGACGAGGGAGCTCACGATCACCCCGAAGGCATGCTCGATGCGTGCGGGTGCGTGGAGCTGCTCGGATCGGAGGGCTCCCTGGATCTTCTCCGCGCGTGCGGCCAGGTTGCGCTGGCGCCCTCCCCTGGCCAAGGCACTGGAGATCTTGGAACGCGACAGCGTCTTGCCGAGCGCCGGGGTTGGGGCGATCCTCAGGACCGCAAGCGCATCTGAGGAGGCAAGATCGGTGCCGAAGGCCTCGAGCGCCTGCGGATAGAACTCACGCAGCGCGCTCCGCAGCCGGTTCACGTGACGACGGCGTTCCCACACGAAGCTCTGGTGGATCCGCGCGATGAGCTTGATCTCTTCGGAGAGCTCCGAATCACCTGCGATCGGGCGCAGGTTGTGCCGATCGGTCCGCACGATGTCGGCCAGCACCTTGGCATCGCCTGGATCGGACTTGGCCCCTGAGGTGGAGTGACGGTCACGATAGCGATCCACCGAGAGCGGGTTGATCGCGTAGACCGCGTATCCGGCCCCGACCAGAGCCCCCACCAGGAGCCCTCTGTCGGTCTCGATGCCCACGATCACCTCATCTGGCTCTTCAGCGTGTTCGGCGATCACCCCATGGAGCTGAGCGAGGCCCTGAGTTCCTTCGGGCACCCGGATGCCGGCGAGCGTGCGGCCCTCAGCGTCCATCACGCAGACGTCGTGGTGACGCTCGGACCAGTCGATCCCGACGAACATCATGTGCACTCCCTTCCCTCTCGACGGTCTCGAGCCTGAAGGAGTGCGCGGCGTCCTAATGGATCAGTGCTCTTGTGGCACGACATCCCACCAGTGGTCGGCTCCTCACCGCCCGGCGGGGGCCCGATCTAGACTTAGGGCTCCACGGCCCTGGTCTACGAAGGGCTCACCCGCCGGTGGCTCGGAGAGCAGTCTCTTCCATCGGCTGCTCTGGAGCCATTAGGTCCAGTGGAGGTCGGCCCGTACGTCCATCGGGCCGATGAGTGGTGCAGAGA encodes:
- a CDS encoding PD-(D/E)XK nuclease family protein gives rise to the protein MSVEPMPVPGSHRAEPELPEPERRPLSWTQISQYADCGRAYELKYRDAVPQMPKGALIGGGAIHTAIEAAYREGWWHEEITPASNLWIFYLEEFTRRCEDAEGGPEAIVWGGRKDAAGVPGEGFEWWTGHPPPRC
- a CDS encoding PD-(D/E)XK nuclease family protein → MDGPPAASMLIRAQEVVHADEIAGVQQYRDDGIEVNVRAVTEAGEATNAYLDRLLISGDGELIVDDWKTGKVNGAKELQLALYAWSVEQTTGIAVGQARFIYLRAAKLEARIVPIDLPRFLPLVEPFAAQTTAGIEAGARHPWRMPTSRLATTRSAW
- a CDS encoding IS110 family transposase codes for the protein MMFVGIDWSERHHDVCVMDAEGRTLAGIRVPEGTQGLAQLHGVIAEHAEEPDEVIVGIETDRGLLVGALVGAGYAVYAINPLSVDRYRDRHSTSGAKSDPGDAKVLADIVRTDRHNLRPIAGDSELSEEIKLIARIHQSFVWERRRHVNRLRSALREFYPQALEAFGTDLASSDALAVLRIAPTPALGKTLSRSKISSALARGGRQRNLAARAEKIQGALRSEQLHAPARIEHAFGVIVSSLVGLIEGLNTQIDDLGSELERSFEMHPDAEVLRSLPGLGIVLGARVLGEFGDDPTRYGDARARRNYAGTSPITRASGSRRVVLARFARNTRLFDACHMWAFTALTKSEGARRCYDAQRGKGKTHHQALRVVANRLVGILHGCLAPASIPAVV